In the Streptomyces sp. 840.1 genome, one interval contains:
- a CDS encoding pyridoxal 5'-phosphate synthase: MTGLRKLLRDIEVFEGELPVFDPRTTPEDPAELFTQWLLHAMGAGVREPHAMTLSTAGADGNPTARTLILKDVTAQGWQFASDSGGVKGRDLAVRPFAALTFYWSPLARQVRVRGPVTAESAELSAADFRARGAAARAETLVGRRSSPLSDPAERDAAVRRSLERLEREPDLVPPDWTLHTVRPQSVEFWQGDPQRKHTRLNYRFQQGGWMRELLWP; the protein is encoded by the coding sequence ATGACCGGACTGCGGAAGCTGCTGCGCGACATCGAGGTGTTCGAGGGCGAGTTGCCCGTTTTCGATCCTCGGACTACGCCGGAGGACCCGGCCGAGCTGTTCACCCAGTGGCTGCTGCACGCGATGGGCGCCGGGGTGCGGGAGCCGCATGCGATGACCCTGTCCACGGCGGGCGCGGACGGGAATCCGACGGCCCGCACCCTCATCCTCAAGGACGTCACGGCACAGGGCTGGCAGTTCGCCTCGGACTCGGGCGGCGTCAAGGGGCGCGATCTGGCGGTCCGGCCCTTCGCCGCGCTCACGTTCTACTGGTCGCCGCTGGCCCGGCAGGTCAGGGTGCGCGGCCCGGTGACAGCGGAGAGCGCCGAGCTGAGCGCCGCCGACTTCCGGGCCCGCGGTGCGGCGGCGAGGGCGGAGACGCTCGTCGGCCGCCGGAGCAGCCCGCTGAGTGACCCCGCCGAGCGCGACGCGGCCGTGCGCCGGTCGCTGGAGCGGCTGGAGCGGGAGCCGGATCTCGTACCGCCGGACTGGACGCTGCACACCGTGCGGCCGCAGAGCGTGGAGTTCTGGCAGGGAGATCCGCAGCGCAAGCACACCCGGCTCAACTACCGCTTCCAGCAGGGCGGCTGGATGCGCGAGCTGCTGTGGCCGTGA